One stretch of Tepidibacter hydrothermalis DNA includes these proteins:
- a CDS encoding thiamine pyrophosphate-dependent enzyme: MNEKVVLTGNQAIARGFYEAGGLIASSYPGSPTVGIIENMNNYKEIYSEFSTNEKVALEVAMGASFGGVRSLCSMKHVGVNICADPLMTFTQSTINGGFVLISGDDPGMHSSQNEQDNRVFGKFANMAILDPSDSQESKDFTKIGLELSENYSMPFMLRITSRLCHNRSVVNLEERKDIDIKAFEKDAYKYCMLPPYTEKAQYFMKERLQKLEDYAYNTDLNKLEEKEETDTIVITSGLVYQHLKEIDLDASIYKLGMVYPISIKKVKELSKKYKNIIILEEMMPFIENELKINGIDCKGKEYFSFTGEIQIEDVEKGLEKAGLIKERKLNEKQRLKVPSRSPQFCSGCPHRPIYDILKKAKVNVIGDIGCYSMGVLPPFEVHNINMSMGSSIGIVKGMRKAWDLAGNKKPLVAMIGDGTFFHSGVTGFINLMHKLDKNANMTIIILDNKTTAMTGGQPNASSDKEMDVSIEELLQTIGFERIKVLNQYSYKKAKSVIDEEIKHEGLSIIVATGPCALQYRMRHPHFYVDPDICISCRSCIRTNCPPLLMKKYDGHEKLKSFIDPDMCVGCSICAQVCPVNAIKRSKPDDDLKNK, translated from the coding sequence ATGAATGAAAAAGTGGTGTTAACGGGAAATCAAGCTATAGCCAGGGGATTTTATGAAGCAGGAGGATTAATAGCATCTAGTTATCCAGGATCTCCTACTGTTGGAATAATAGAGAATATGAACAATTATAAAGAAATATACAGTGAATTTTCGACGAATGAAAAAGTTGCATTAGAGGTAGCTATGGGAGCATCTTTTGGAGGTGTAAGATCACTTTGTAGTATGAAGCATGTAGGAGTTAATATTTGTGCAGATCCGCTTATGACATTTACACAGAGTACAATAAATGGAGGATTTGTATTGATTAGTGGTGATGATCCTGGAATGCATTCTTCTCAAAATGAACAGGATAATAGAGTCTTTGGCAAATTTGCAAATATGGCAATATTAGATCCTAGTGATTCTCAAGAATCTAAAGATTTCACAAAAATAGGACTAGAGTTAAGTGAAAACTACAGTATGCCTTTTATGCTTAGGATAACAAGTAGATTATGTCATAACAGAAGTGTAGTAAATCTAGAAGAAAGAAAAGATATTGATATTAAGGCTTTTGAAAAAGATGCTTACAAATACTGTATGCTTCCACCTTATACAGAAAAAGCTCAGTATTTTATGAAGGAAAGACTTCAAAAACTAGAAGATTATGCCTATAACACTGATTTAAATAAGTTAGAAGAAAAAGAAGAAACAGATACAATAGTAATAACATCAGGACTTGTATATCAACATCTGAAAGAAATAGATTTGGACGCATCTATATATAAGTTAGGTATGGTTTATCCAATATCTATTAAAAAAGTAAAAGAATTAAGTAAAAAATATAAAAATATAATAATTTTAGAAGAGATGATGCCTTTTATAGAAAATGAATTGAAAATAAACGGGATCGACTGTAAAGGTAAAGAGTACTTTTCATTTACTGGAGAAATTCAAATTGAAGATGTAGAAAAAGGTCTTGAAAAAGCGGGATTAATAAAAGAAAGAAAACTTAATGAAAAACAAAGATTAAAAGTTCCATCAAGAAGCCCTCAATTTTGTTCAGGATGTCCTCATAGACCTATTTATGACATATTAAAAAAAGCTAAAGTAAATGTTATTGGAGATATAGGGTGTTATTCTATGGGAGTGCTTCCTCCTTTTGAAGTCCATAACATAAATATGAGTATGGGATCTAGCATTGGTATAGTAAAAGGAATGAGAAAAGCTTGGGATTTAGCTGGAAATAAAAAGCCGTTAGTTGCAATGATTGGTGATGGAACATTCTTTCATTCTGGCGTAACAGGATTTATTAATTTAATGCATAAATTGGACAAGAATGCAAACATGACAATTATAATTTTAGATAATAAGACTACTGCCATGACAGGTGGGCAACCAAATGCAAGCTCAGATAAAGAAATGGATGTAAGTATAGAAGAGCTTCTTCAAACTATAGGTTTTGAAAGAATTAAAGTATTAAATCAATATAGTTATAAAAAAGCAAAATCAGTTATTGATGAAGAAATAAAACATGAAGGATTATCTATAATAGTTGCTACTGGACCATGTGCACTTCAATATAGAATGAGACATCCTCATTTTTATGTAGATCCTGATATTTGTATTAGCTGTAGGAGTTGTATAAGAACAAATTGTCCTCCGTTATTAATGAAAAAGTATGATGGACATGAGAAGTTAAAATCGTTTATAGATCCCGATATGTGTGTTGGATGTTCTATTTGTGCACAAGTATGTCCTGTTAATGCTATTAAAAGATCTAAACCAGATGATGATTTAAAGAATAAATAG
- a CDS encoding DUF362 domain-containing protein, whose product MRNNRKIKDCIVSISQSESEKNSLKDALDMLPIEDMIKNDDTVVITPNWVKSKQPSTGTVIGPNTLKSLIQYVKTYNPSKIYIATGSGGEETLDVMKFVGYDKVIKDENVEFVDLNYGPYTTIDLDHDIIPNTKINKLIDEVDVLISFTQLKQHEEATMSASIKNIMLSWPPAGVHGFPKKKLGIHEDLHGFIVAMSKKIPIDLSIISLDKTMIGNGPSEGKAVDTDGLIIAGTDPVACDTVAARMLGFLPQAVNYLYRLYLDKVGEAKPENMILKGIPIAKAEKIFSKAAYNKEIVIDKNGIKNIHGNQK is encoded by the coding sequence ATGAGAAATAATAGAAAAATAAAAGATTGTATAGTTTCTATAAGTCAGTCAGAGAGTGAAAAAAATTCATTAAAAGACGCTCTAGATATGCTTCCTATAGAAGATATGATAAAGAACGATGATACAGTAGTTATAACCCCTAACTGGGTTAAATCTAAACAACCGTCAACAGGTACAGTAATAGGACCAAATACTTTAAAATCATTAATTCAGTATGTAAAGACCTATAATCCTTCAAAAATATACATAGCAACAGGTTCTGGAGGAGAAGAAACCTTAGATGTAATGAAATTTGTAGGTTATGATAAGGTTATAAAGGATGAAAATGTGGAGTTTGTTGACTTAAACTACGGACCATATACAACAATAGATTTAGACCATGATATAATTCCAAATACTAAAATTAACAAGCTAATAGATGAAGTTGATGTATTAATATCATTTACACAGCTTAAACAGCACGAAGAAGCTACTATGAGTGCTAGTATTAAAAATATAATGCTTAGTTGGCCTCCAGCTGGAGTTCATGGATTTCCAAAGAAGAAATTAGGTATACATGAAGATCTACACGGATTTATAGTTGCAATGTCTAAAAAAATACCAATAGATTTAAGTATAATCAGTCTTGATAAAACCATGATAGGAAACGGTCCAAGTGAAGGTAAAGCAGTAGACACAGATGGTCTTATAATAGCGGGAACAGATCCTGTTGCTTGTGATACTGTGGCAGCTAGGATGTTGGGATTTTTACCACAAGCAGTTAATTACTTGTACAGACTCTATCTAGATAAGGTGGGTGAAGCAAAGCCCGAAAATATGATATTAAAGGGTATTCCTATTGCAAAAGCAGAAAAAATCTTTTCAAAAGCCGCTTATAATAAAGAGATCGTTATAGATAAAAACGGTATTAAAAATATTCATGGAAACCAAAAATAA
- a CDS encoding Eco57I restriction-modification methylase domain-containing protein, producing the protein MDNKSNFTKEKLVFKFKKVHRQLTDIYIRILSIKYKNCDESLAFRQAYIFINKVFLLRIFQNNGFRLGVCNEKQFIIENKLNELLKIYLKNTENYEDLNLFCEEIDLSESQLNEDEVSVMYNAINKIKIHVDYLQRMDNTILGDLYEVFMDEEIRKSLGQFYTPGFIIDYILNKTILNEDIVKKPFIKVLDPACGSGHFIIKAYDMLKKKFIEEMSVLRKIYKDEIYTIKKAGKYIELRGIDYWKIENLHYHLLKNCIYGSDVDKFAIDITIVNLIIKDVKNFSYDINIIHSDSLVRWENEKYTKKREFWINKYDYIIGNPPYVGSKKLDSDYKKWLNEEYGDVFKDKSDIYYCFYKRILEVLDDDGKACIITPRYFIESPSGKPLRKYLKEKSSILEIVDFYGNQIFKGVGVAIAIFTFKKKLDTDIISVYKLGNDNLNLDSNTSLETMLNDKCFEKFNLKRSELEEDRWILVSDVKYNIYKKIKQNLDYELKDIATSFQGIITGCDKAFVLNSKEVESNNIETNILRKWVKNKNVDKYSVEDSDLFIIYSDFIEDESEYKNALKYIGKYKQRLVNRRECKKNIRKWYELQWGRDYKCFEKDKIMYPYKASHNKFAIDKNGYYCSADVYSFYIKDGYEKFFSLEYIVTLLNSKVYEFYFKMFAKKISARIYDYYPNSIMDMGIFKNFKYDELESIGKKIISLKRDVDIIKNKKSYDKKDPIKHFYNKCVNILKLKEEIYRLELDVDYIIIDSFDLTKDDLSIIYDDLNILDIDKLKQMIPENEFIKMHINRKKSIGYMSNLYDCDEFKIIKLRHDYSISCFEYEPWRLYNMNELYDEITEYLQKNIETIKDIENMNIDTIDEIMNKKCKNYLINIKILSEKYNSKNRLNILKKIMK; encoded by the coding sequence ATGGACAATAAATCGAACTTTACTAAAGAAAAATTAGTATTTAAATTTAAAAAGGTGCACAGGCAATTGACTGATATATATATAAGGATTTTAAGCATTAAATACAAAAATTGTGATGAATCTTTGGCGTTTAGGCAAGCTTATATTTTTATTAATAAGGTTTTTTTACTTAGGATATTTCAGAATAATGGATTTAGGCTAGGGGTTTGTAATGAAAAACAATTTATTATAGAGAATAAGCTCAATGAGCTGTTAAAAATTTATCTTAAAAATACAGAAAACTATGAAGATTTGAATTTGTTTTGTGAAGAAATAGATTTAAGTGAAAGCCAATTAAATGAAGATGAAGTATCTGTAATGTACAATGCAATAAATAAAATAAAAATACATGTAGATTATTTGCAGAGGATGGATAATACGATACTTGGAGATTTGTATGAAGTTTTTATGGATGAGGAGATTAGAAAGTCTCTTGGGCAGTTTTATACACCTGGGTTTATAATAGATTATATTTTAAATAAAACTATCCTAAATGAGGATATAGTAAAGAAACCTTTTATCAAAGTTTTAGACCCTGCATGTGGGAGTGGACATTTTATTATAAAAGCTTATGATATGTTAAAAAAGAAGTTTATTGAAGAGATGAGTGTACTGAGAAAAATATACAAGGATGAAATTTATACTATAAAAAAAGCAGGCAAGTATATAGAACTTAGGGGTATAGATTATTGGAAGATAGAAAATTTACATTATCATTTGTTAAAAAATTGTATATATGGATCTGATGTTGATAAGTTTGCTATAGACATTACTATTGTGAATTTGATTATAAAGGATGTAAAAAACTTTAGTTATGATATTAATATTATACATTCAGATAGCTTAGTTAGATGGGAAAATGAAAAGTATACTAAAAAAAGAGAATTTTGGATTAATAAATATGATTATATTATAGGAAATCCCCCTTATGTTGGAAGTAAGAAGTTGGATAGTGATTATAAGAAATGGTTAAATGAAGAATATGGAGATGTATTTAAGGATAAATCTGACATATATTATTGTTTTTACAAGAGGATACTAGAGGTTTTGGATGATGATGGTAAGGCTTGTATCATAACTCCTAGGTATTTTATAGAAAGTCCTAGTGGTAAACCACTTAGGAAATATTTAAAGGAAAAATCTAGTATATTAGAAATAGTAGATTTTTATGGTAATCAAATATTTAAAGGAGTAGGTGTAGCTATTGCTATATTTACATTTAAGAAAAAACTAGACACAGATATTATATCAGTTTATAAACTTGGAAATGATAATTTAAACCTTGACAGTAATACAAGTCTTGAAACTATGCTGAATGATAAGTGTTTCGAAAAATTTAATTTAAAAAGGTCTGAGCTTGAAGAGGATAGATGGATTCTTGTATCGGATGTTAAGTACAATATTTATAAAAAAATCAAGCAAAATTTAGATTATGAATTAAAGGATATAGCCACAAGTTTTCAAGGTATAATAACTGGGTGTGATAAGGCTTTTGTTTTAAATAGTAAAGAAGTTGAATCTAATAATATAGAAACAAACATACTTAGAAAATGGGTTAAAAACAAGAATGTAGATAAATACTCTGTTGAAGATAGCGATTTGTTCATAATATATTCAGATTTTATTGAAGATGAATCTGAATATAAAAATGCTTTGAAGTATATAGGTAAATATAAACAAAGGTTGGTAAATAGAAGAGAATGCAAAAAAAATATAAGAAAGTGGTATGAGCTTCAATGGGGTAGAGATTATAAGTGTTTTGAAAAAGATAAAATAATGTACCCTTATAAGGCATCGCATAATAAGTTTGCTATTGATAAAAATGGATATTATTGTAGTGCTGATGTGTACTCTTTTTATATAAAAGATGGGTATGAAAAGTTTTTTTCTTTAGAGTACATAGTGACGTTATTAAATTCAAAGGTATATGAGTTTTATTTTAAAATGTTTGCAAAAAAAATAAGTGCTCGTATATACGATTATTATCCCAATTCCATAATGGATATGGGTATATTTAAAAATTTTAAATATGATGAATTAGAAAGCATAGGTAAGAAAATAATATCTTTAAAAAGAGATGTAGATATTATAAAAAATAAAAAAAGCTATGATAAAAAAGATCCTATAAAACATTTTTATAATAAGTGTGTTAATATATTAAAGTTGAAAGAGGAAATATACAGATTAGAATTAGATGTAGACTATATAATTATAGATTCATTTGATTTAACTAAAGATGACTTGAGTATAATATATGATGATTTAAATATATTAGATATAGATAAGCTAAAACAAATGATACCAGAGAATGAATTCATTAAAATGCATATAAATAGAAAAAAATCTATAGGTTATATGTCTAATTTATATGATTGTGATGAGTTTAAAATAATTAAGTTGAGGCATGATTACAGTATATCTTGTTTTGAGTATGAGCCATGGCGACTCTACAATATGAATGAATTATATGATGAGATAACTGAATATTTACAAAAAAATATAGAAACAATAAAAGATATCGAAAATATGAATATAGATACAATAGATGAAATTATGAATAAAAAATGTAAAAACTATTTAATCAATATTAAAATATTGAGTGAAAAATACAATTCTAAAAATAGGTTAAATATATTAAAGAAAATTATGAAATAA
- a CDS encoding patatin-like phospholipase family protein has protein sequence MGKRTYRIMAFDGGGIRGVLSATILQRLEKENPRLIKSTDLFAGTSTGSFIALGLAYGLSIKEILNLYSKLNCKYIFSPKYNELFRPKYNNKHLKEVLMRVFPKKLKLKDLKKKVLIPSFEVISKDGGSWKPTFYTNFEDKGTSNEYVIDVALYSSAAPIYFPSHKKHIDGGVIANNPSLASICVAKDSKGANKKLEDMRLLSIGTGFTPTNIKADTRKWGAIEWGLSQNPPYPLLNILFEGNTDADSYYSRELLRNNFLRANPELSKSIALDDCKEIPYLINVADSYDIKFIDSWINNKWF, from the coding sequence ATGGGGAAGCGAACGTATAGAATAATGGCGTTTGATGGTGGTGGAATAAGGGGAGTTCTTAGTGCTACTATACTGCAAAGATTAGAAAAAGAAAATCCTAGATTAATAAAAAGTACAGATTTATTTGCGGGCACATCAACTGGTTCTTTTATAGCTCTAGGTCTTGCTTATGGCTTATCTATCAAAGAAATACTAAATTTATATTCTAAGTTAAACTGTAAGTATATATTTTCTCCTAAATACAATGAACTTTTCAGACCTAAGTATAACAATAAGCATTTGAAGGAAGTTCTTATGAGGGTATTTCCTAAAAAACTTAAGTTGAAGGATTTAAAAAAGAAAGTATTAATACCTAGTTTTGAGGTTATAAGTAAAGATGGTGGGAGTTGGAAACCTACGTTTTATACTAATTTTGAAGACAAGGGAACGTCTAATGAGTATGTAATAGATGTAGCTTTGTATAGTAGTGCAGCTCCTATATATTTTCCATCTCATAAAAAACATATAGATGGAGGTGTTATTGCAAATAATCCTAGTTTAGCGTCTATTTGTGTTGCTAAGGACTCAAAGGGAGCCAATAAAAAACTTGAGGATATGAGACTTTTATCTATTGGAACTGGCTTTACTCCAACGAATATAAAAGCAGATACTAGAAAGTGGGGAGCTATAGAGTGGGGTCTAAGTCAAAATCCTCCATATCCACTTCTTAATATATTGTTTGAGGGAAATACGGATGCGGATAGTTATTATAGTCGCGAATTATTAAGGAATAATTTTTTAAGAGCTAATCCTGAACTTTCTAAGTCTATTGCATTAGATGATTGTAAAGAAATACCTTATTTAATTAACGTTGCAGACAGTTATGATATAAAATTTATAGATAGTTGGATTAACAATAAATGGTTCTAA
- a CDS encoding YidC/Oxa1 family membrane protein insertase — MDFISSVLQNLLNILFSFTGDLGLSIVYITLVVKLLLIPLSLKQRFSMVKHQNLAEKINHIKEKYKDNTIELERQLQKHSTESMKSMLGCSTLLIQMPIIYSLYNTFLNMPQNSASILIPWISSLNVSDNLFIIPCIYTLTMLAPSLISFIPYFKVSSQIAFSKQMAISTVIMSFILTAKTPVAIGLYFITSSVYSLIEDVCFRIYVKHKSKLIIN; from the coding sequence ATGGATTTCATTTCAAGTGTATTACAAAATTTATTAAATATATTATTTAGTTTTACAGGAGATTTAGGACTTTCAATAGTCTACATAACCTTAGTGGTAAAACTGCTTTTAATTCCACTATCTTTAAAACAAAGGTTTTCTATGGTAAAACATCAAAACTTAGCAGAAAAAATTAATCATATAAAAGAAAAATATAAAGACAATACTATAGAACTGGAGAGACAACTACAGAAACATTCAACCGAAAGCATGAAAAGTATGTTAGGATGTTCAACACTTTTAATACAGATGCCTATAATTTATTCACTATACAATACATTTTTAAATATGCCACAAAATTCAGCAAGTATATTGATTCCATGGATTAGTAGTTTAAATGTATCAGATAATTTATTTATCATACCTTGTATCTATACTTTAACTATGTTAGCTCCCAGTTTAATAAGTTTTATTCCATATTTCAAGGTAAGTTCTCAAATTGCATTTAGTAAGCAAATGGCTATATCTACAGTTATAATGAGTTTTATATTAACAGCTAAGACTCCAGTAGCAATTGGATTATATTTTATAACTAGTAGTGTATATTCTTTAATTGAAGATGTTTGCTTTAGAATATATGTTAAACATAAAAGTAAATTAATTATAAATTGA
- the eam gene encoding glutamate 2,3-aminomutase has translation MENNKRQISLKRAEELKGRIEDYLEAKKTIPKGLENQEALLERKNKILSVLGGTEEDWNNYKWQLSNRIGDVDTLSKILDLTDKEIKRIEEVGKQFRWAVSPYYLSLIDPKEKLDPVKLMSIPEFIELQDNVDDLDPMGEEFTNPAGSITRRYPDRLIINVTNECAMYCRHCQRRRNIGQCDEAKSKDVIQESIDYIKENEEIRDVLITGGDPLTLNDDYLEWVISQLRAIPHVDYIRLGSRTLVTMPQRITDEFCNMIKKYHPIFINTHFNHPMEITEETKAACEKLANSGVPLGNQAVLLNGINNDKFVMRCLNHELLKCRVRPYYIFHAKHVKGTTHFNTSIDDGIEIMEYLRGYTSGLAVPTYIVNAPKGKGKTPILPQYLISRGKDFVMIRTWEGEIVKYENHPSVDIKEVIK, from the coding sequence ATGGAAAACAATAAAAGACAAATTTCATTAAAAAGAGCCGAGGAGTTAAAGGGTAGAATAGAGGACTATTTAGAGGCTAAAAAAACTATACCTAAAGGCTTGGAAAATCAGGAAGCGTTACTTGAGAGAAAAAATAAAATTCTATCTGTTCTTGGAGGAACTGAGGAAGATTGGAATAACTATAAATGGCAATTATCGAATAGAATCGGGGATGTAGATACTTTATCTAAAATACTAGATCTAACAGATAAAGAAATTAAGAGAATAGAAGAGGTTGGCAAACAATTTAGATGGGCTGTATCTCCATATTATTTAAGCTTAATAGATCCAAAAGAAAAATTAGATCCTGTAAAACTTATGTCTATACCTGAGTTTATAGAACTTCAAGATAATGTAGACGATTTAGATCCTATGGGAGAAGAATTTACAAATCCTGCTGGAAGTATAACTAGAAGATATCCAGATAGACTTATAATAAATGTTACTAATGAATGTGCTATGTATTGTAGACACTGTCAGAGAAGAAGAAATATAGGTCAATGTGATGAGGCTAAATCTAAAGATGTTATACAAGAGTCTATAGATTATATAAAAGAAAATGAAGAAATAAGGGATGTATTAATAACAGGAGGAGATCCACTTACACTAAATGATGATTATTTAGAGTGGGTAATAAGTCAATTAAGAGCTATTCCTCATGTTGATTATATAAGACTTGGAAGTAGAACTCTAGTTACTATGCCTCAAAGAATTACTGATGAGTTTTGTAATATGATTAAAAAGTACCATCCTATATTTATAAATACTCACTTTAATCATCCTATGGAGATTACAGAAGAGACAAAAGCTGCGTGCGAAAAACTTGCAAATTCTGGAGTGCCTCTTGGAAATCAAGCTGTATTATTAAATGGAATAAATAATGATAAGTTTGTTATGAGATGCTTAAATCATGAATTGTTAAAGTGTAGAGTAAGACCTTACTATATATTCCATGCAAAGCATGTTAAGGGAACTACGCATTTTAATACATCTATAGATGATGGAATTGAGATAATGGAGTACTTAAGAGGGTACACGTCTGGATTGGCGGTTCCAACATATATAGTTAATGCTCCAAAAGGTAAAGGGAAAACTCCTATACTTCCTCAATACTTAATTTCAAGAGGAAAAGATTTTGTAATGATAAGAACCTGGGAAGGTGAAATCGTAAAATATGAGAATCATCCTTCTGTAGATATAAAAGAAGTTATCAAATAG
- a CDS encoding monovalent cation:proton antiporter family protein: MEHSSISYISLLIIILLATFVPILITKIKFIPIPIVVGEIVSGMIIGKSGFNLIQESPQLDFLYTFGFAFLMFLSGLEIDFNLMKPTNKSSEAKWYKKPLLVSIILFLITLILSFVIAYMFKAFGLVSNVALMSLILSTTSLGIVVPILKEKNIINSEYGQTILLTSLISDFVTMVLITFFVTFYTSKATYEVLLILLLFVAFFVFYRMGLRFVVDNKIVKELADTTSQIKVRGAFSLILIFIALAQSLGTEIILGTFLAGLIVALLDEKDKSDLYVKLDAIGYGFFVPIFFIMVGANFDIKAVINNPKAIYLVPALLIAVYAVKVIPSLLLKFNFSMKKSIAAGFLLSSRLSLIIAASAIGLKLGLIKEETNGAIILVAIITCTFSPLVFNQMMPKIDLKNKKNIFIIGINDKSMLLARRLKKFEMNLTFVTYNKSQFDKISATGETVYLGDATDSKWLEEIGIDKADTVVVAKSIEDMNTEICEICKVEFGIDHIILLTNSQSTPKGESLYGAMSVSPEFATAFMAEHFIIHPKAFSLLFEEEDFMIEEVYLENEEYFLKPLNKVVLPGDCLILSILRGAEKIIPHGYNILQPGDIIMIVGESHNVKKAKNILGSIREDSYL, encoded by the coding sequence ATGGAACATTCATCTATTTCATATATATCTTTGTTGATAATAATTTTACTTGCTACATTTGTACCTATATTAATAACTAAAATTAAGTTTATACCAATACCTATAGTGGTTGGAGAAATAGTGTCCGGAATGATTATAGGAAAGAGTGGATTTAACTTGATTCAAGAGAGTCCTCAGCTTGACTTCCTGTACACGTTTGGATTTGCATTTTTAATGTTTTTGTCAGGTCTTGAAATTGATTTTAATTTGATGAAGCCAACTAACAAAAGTTCTGAAGCTAAGTGGTATAAAAAACCATTGCTGGTATCTATAATTTTATTTCTTATAACATTGATTTTATCATTTGTTATAGCGTACATGTTTAAAGCATTTGGACTTGTATCTAATGTAGCCCTTATGAGCTTGATACTTAGTACTACCTCTTTAGGAATAGTAGTTCCTATATTAAAAGAAAAAAATATAATAAACTCAGAATATGGGCAAACAATATTGCTTACTTCTTTGATATCTGATTTTGTTACTATGGTACTTATAACATTTTTTGTTACATTTTATACATCAAAGGCAACTTATGAAGTGCTTTTAATTTTACTATTATTTGTTGCATTTTTTGTCTTTTATAGAATGGGACTTAGGTTTGTAGTAGATAATAAGATAGTAAAAGAACTAGCTGATACTACATCTCAGATAAAGGTTAGAGGAGCGTTTTCTTTAATATTGATATTCATAGCTTTAGCTCAAAGTCTTGGAACTGAAATTATTCTGGGGACATTTTTAGCAGGTCTTATAGTTGCCCTGCTAGATGAGAAAGACAAATCGGATTTATATGTTAAACTTGACGCAATAGGATATGGATTCTTTGTACCTATATTCTTTATAATGGTTGGGGCTAACTTTGATATTAAGGCAGTTATTAATAATCCAAAGGCAATATACCTTGTACCAGCTTTACTAATCGCTGTGTACGCAGTAAAAGTAATACCATCTTTACTTTTGAAATTTAATTTTTCTATGAAAAAAAGTATAGCAGCAGGATTTTTGCTATCCTCAAGACTTAGCCTTATTATAGCTGCAAGTGCCATAGGGTTAAAGCTTGGACTTATAAAAGAGGAGACTAATGGTGCTATTATATTAGTTGCTATAATAACTTGTACATTTTCGCCTCTTGTATTTAATCAAATGATGCCTAAAATTGATCTTAAAAATAAAAAAAATATATTTATAATAGGTATTAATGATAAAAGTATGTTGCTTGCTAGAAGGCTTAAAAAGTTCGAAATGAATTTGACTTTTGTAACATATAATAAATCTCAGTTTGATAAGATAAGTGCTACTGGAGAAACTGTATATTTAGGAGATGCAACTGATAGTAAATGGCTTGAAGAAATAGGAATAGACAAAGCAGATACAGTTGTTGTTGCAAAAAGTATAGAAGATATGAATACTGAAATTTGTGAAATATGTAAGGTTGAATTTGGTATAGATCATATAATTCTATTAACTAATAGTCAGTCAACACCTAAAGGAGAGTCTTTATACGGAGCTATGAGTGTATCGCCAGAATTTGCAACTGCTTTTATGGCAGAACATTTTATAATACATCCAAAAGCGTTTTCTTTATTGTTTGAAGAAGAAGATTTTATGATAGAAGAAGTATATCTTGAAAATGAAGAATATTTTTTAAAACCATTAAATAAAGTGGTTTTACCAGGAGATTGCTTAATTTTATCAATATTAAGAGGGGCTGAAAAAATAATACCTCATGGATATAATATACTTCAACCGGGAGACATTATAATGATTGTTGGAGAAAGTCATAATGTTAAAAAAGCAAAAAATATACTTGGAAGTATAAGGGAAGACAGTTATTTATAA